The Sphingorhabdus lutea genome segment TGGCGGTATTTTGCGCCCAACTTATCACCGTGCGCGGGCTCATCACCGTGCTAATATCGCCATTGATAAATCCAGCGCGGGATAAATCGGCCACCTTTATCATATTGGCCACAACATCAGGATCGGTTTCGCCAACCTTTGACAAAATAACCTTTGCCTCAATTTCAGCGGGCAGATAATTTAACGTCACCACAATATTCCAACGGTCCATTTGCCCTTGGTTAATTTGCTGCGTTCCGTGGTAAAGCCCGCTTGTATCGCCAAGGCCGACAGTATTCGCCGTGGCAAATAAACGAAAATATGGATTAGGACGGATAACACGATTCTGGTCCAAAAGGGTCAATTTGCCTTCATTTTCCAGCACACGTTGAATAACAAACATCACATCGGGACGGCCCGCATCATATTCATCAAACACAATGGCGGTGGGATGTTGCAACGCCCATGGCAACAAACCTTCGCGAAATTCGGTCACTTGCTTTCCATCACGCAGCACAATTGCATCGCGCCCGACAAGGTCAATCCGGCTGATATGTGCGTCAAGGTTAATTCGGATACAGGGCCAATTTAACCGGGCCGCGACCTGTTCCACATGGGTGGATTTACCCGTGCCATGATATCCTTGCACCATGACGCGGCGATTAAAGGCAAAACCGGCCAAAATGGCGGCGGTGGTTTCATGGTCAAAAACATAGCTGGGGTCTAAATCCGGCACACGTTCGTCTGCTTCGGAAAATGCGGGAATTTCCATGTCCAAATCAATGCCAAAAACATCGCGTGCCTTTACCATTTTGTCCGGTGCGGCCATGATGGTGTCGCCTGCTGTTCCGGCGGTAATATTGGGGATGTCGCTCATTTATATACCCTTTATTTATATCTTAATTTGGCGTTTTTTTAATCATTTGATGAACCCTTAAAGAGTAACATATTATATGTCGAGAGCGAGATGTCCTTTTGGACAAATATCATGGCATATTATATGAAATAATGTTACATAGGCTAATTAAGGATTAAGCGGAGATGCCTTATGAGCTATATTGAAGGTTTTGTTATTGCCTGTGCCAAGGCAAAGAAACAAGAATTCATTCATCATGCCAATCATATGGATAGCATATTCATGGAAATGGGCGCGATCCGCGTTATTGAATGTTGGGCCGATGATGTTCCAAATGGAAATTTGACAGATTTTCGCAAGGCGGTGCAGGCAAAGGAGGATGAAGATGTCATCTTTAGCTGGATTGAATGGCCGGATAAGGAAACCCGAAACAAAGCCTATGCCGTCATGATGGACCCGAAAAATGATGACCCGCGATTGGATATGGAAAAATATCCCATGCCATTTGATGGAAAAAGGATGATTTTTGGAGGATTCACCCCCGTGGTCCAATTAAATTAAGGAATATTATATGACAAATCACAAAAATAAACATGGTGATTTTATTTGGTATGAATTGATGACCAGCGACATTGACGGCGCAGAAAAATTCTATGGCCCGTTGTTAAATTGGACATTTGAAACCGTGCCAGGGTCAGATGTTGATTACCGCATTTTTTCCCATGACAACACTCAAATTGGGGGCTTTTTGCAATTGAATGAGGATATGATGGCTGGCGGCGCCAAACCGAATATGACGGGATATATTGCCGTTAATAATGTGGATGAATGCTGCGCCGATATTATTACCAATGGCGGCGCGGTTTTAATGCCCGCATGGGATATTGACGGCGTGGGCCGCACCGCCTTTGTTACCGACCCACAGGGCATCCCCTTTTACATCATGGCCCCGTTAAATAATGACCATGCCAGCGAAAGCTTTGCCGCCCTTGCCCCGCGCATTGGCCATGCTGCATGGAATGAGCTTTCCACCACCGACCAAGAAGGCGCAAAGACATTTTACCGCGCCATATTTGGATGGGTAGTTGATGGCGATATGGATATGGGCCCCATGGGCAAATATGAATTTTGGCGCCATGATTTTATGATTGGCGCGGTGATGACAAAGCCGGATGAAATGCCCGTGCCCAATTGGGTTTATTATTTCCGCGTGGTCAGCCTTGAAAAAGCAGCCGCAATCGCAAAGGAAAATGGCGCATTGTCCGTTGGCGAATTGCAACCCATTCCGGGTGATGAGTTTTGCCTGCATGGCATTGACCCACAGGGCGCTTTATTCGCGCTTGTCGGACAGAAATAGCGTCTATTGACGGTTTGCAGCCGCCCTTAACAGCTGATAAGCATCCACCGCTTCTTGTAATTTGGTTTCAAAACGGCGCTCACCCTTATTATTATCGGGGTGATATTGCCTTAATTTTTGGGCATAGGCCTTGCGGATTGCAACACCGTCGGCATCTTGGCTCAATCCCAATATTTTTAGCGCCCTTGCCTGTTCAGGGGGCAGTTGCGGCGTCGAGGAAAAATGGCCCGATGCATGTTGGCCCTCTACATTTTGGCGATATTCACGGAACCGCGCGCCTATCGCGTCCAATGGATCGGAAAAATCATTCCATGCCGGGCCGCTTTTGGTGAAATGGTCGCTGCCATCGGGCCATTTGCTGCGCGGATTATGCCAGCCACTTGCCGGATGCTGCGCCGCGTGAATTTCCGCAGCGTCCATGCCATCGAAAAAATTATATCCTTTGTTAAAAGCACGAACATGCTCCAAACAATAATATCGCCATTGCGGCGGCCCATCACTTGGCCGGTCCAACAGGGGCGGCGCGCGAAACTCGCCCGCTTCATTACAATCCGCCGCCATACAAATTTGCCCCTCATTGGCAATTCGGCCTGCATAACGATCATGTTTTTCTTTATTCATAAATTTAAAAAGTGGACTTTGCGGATTTAATACCCATATTTGAAACGAAATATTTATATGGGGATTTTATGACCAAAGGTCCAGTGCACATTGAAATTGAAAATTTATTACAGGCCGCATTTTCGCCCGAATATTTATCCGTCAATAATGATAGCGCCAATCATAAAGGGCATAGCGGCGATGATGGTTCGGGCGCAAGCCATTTTTCAATTGAGATTAAAAGCGCCGCGTTCAACAATGTCAATCGGGTGATGCGGCAACGCATGGTGAATAATGCATTGGGCGATATTCCGGGCAATCGTGTCCACGCCATGGCAATAAAAGCAATTGGCACAGCCGATTAAAGGCATTGGGTGAAAACCGAAACCTAATATTGAAGAAAAACAGGCGGTAAAATATTTGCGCCTTTCAAAAAAAATCAGCCGCATACTCATTGGTAACATGTCATTTATGCCGTAATGACAGGCTATCATCATCCCATTATAATCTGCCAATGAAAAATAATCATCTTTGGGTATAATGGCAAAAATACGTAACTTAATTTTAATTTTGGGCGATCAATTAACCCCCAAAATTTCCAGCTTAAAAAATGCCGATCCGATGCAGGACGTTATTTTAATGGCCGAGTTGCCCGAAGAGGCAAGCTATGTTCAACATCATAAAAAGAAAATCGCCTTTTTATTTTCCGCCATGCGCCATTTTGCCGATGAATTGCGCCAATCTGGTTGGACCGTGCTTTATATCACATTGGATTCCCCCGATAATCAGGGCGATTTTACTGCACAAACCCAAAAAGCCATCCAGCATTTTAAACCCCAAAATATCATTGTGACCGATGCGGGCGAATGGCGTTTATCGCAAATGTTCAAAAATTGGCAAAATATACTGAAAATAAATATACATATTGCCCCAGATACAAGATTTTTGTGCACAGAGAAAGAATTTGAAAATTGGGCTCATGGCCGCAAAATATTGCGCATGGAATATTTTTACCGCGATATGCGCCGTAAAACCGGCCTTTTAATGGATGATGATAAACCGGTTGGCGGCAAATGGAATTTTGATACTGAAAACCGAAAACCGGCGGATAATAATTTATTCATGCCGCAGCCAAAAAAGTTCGCGCCAGATGCGACAACCCAAAATATTCTCGACCTTGTTTCGACAAGATTTGACAATAATTTTGGTGATATAGAACCATTTACATTTGCCGTCACCAGGGATGATGCACGCCGCGCATTTGACCATTTTGTTCAAAATGCATTGCCAAATTTTGGTGATTATCAAGACGCCATGTTGGAAGGTGAGCCATTTTTATATCATTCGGTCATCGCCCAATATCTTAATTGCGGTTTATTGGACCCGCTGGAGATTTGCCGCAAAGTAGAGGCGGCATATCATGCAGGCACCGTGCCGATAAATGCCGCAGAGGGTTATATAAGGCAAATTATCGGTTGGCGTGAATATATTCGCGCTATTTACTGGTTTAAAATGCCGCAATATGAAAAT includes the following:
- the cobS gene encoding cobaltochelatase subunit CobS, with product MSDIPNITAGTAGDTIMAAPDKMVKARDVFGIDLDMEIPAFSEADERVPDLDPSYVFDHETTAAILAGFAFNRRVMVQGYHGTGKSTHVEQVAARLNWPCIRINLDAHISRIDLVGRDAIVLRDGKQVTEFREGLLPWALQHPTAIVFDEYDAGRPDVMFVIQRVLENEGKLTLLDQNRVIRPNPYFRLFATANTVGLGDTSGLYHGTQQINQGQMDRWNIVVTLNYLPAEIEAKVILSKVGETDPDVVANMIKVADLSRAGFINGDISTVMSPRTVISWAQNTAIFGDIGFAFRLSFLNKCDEAERMMVAEYYQRVFGKDLPEGIMGKSAS
- a CDS encoding DUF1428 domain-containing protein, which translates into the protein MSYIEGFVIACAKAKKQEFIHHANHMDSIFMEMGAIRVIECWADDVPNGNLTDFRKAVQAKEDEDVIFSWIEWPDKETRNKAYAVMMDPKNDDPRLDMEKYPMPFDGKRMIFGGFTPVVQLN
- a CDS encoding VOC family protein, which produces MTNHKNKHGDFIWYELMTSDIDGAEKFYGPLLNWTFETVPGSDVDYRIFSHDNTQIGGFLQLNEDMMAGGAKPNMTGYIAVNNVDECCADIITNGGAVLMPAWDIDGVGRTAFVTDPQGIPFYIMAPLNNDHASESFAALAPRIGHAAWNELSTTDQEGAKTFYRAIFGWVVDGDMDMGPMGKYEFWRHDFMIGAVMTKPDEMPVPNWVYYFRVVSLEKAAAIAKENGALSVGELQPIPGDEFCLHGIDPQGALFALVGQK
- a CDS encoding DnaJ domain-containing protein encodes the protein MNKEKHDRYAGRIANEGQICMAADCNEAGEFRAPPLLDRPSDGPPQWRYYCLEHVRAFNKGYNFFDGMDAAEIHAAQHPASGWHNPRSKWPDGSDHFTKSGPAWNDFSDPLDAIGARFREYRQNVEGQHASGHFSSTPQLPPEQARALKILGLSQDADGVAIRKAYAQKLRQYHPDNNKGERRFETKLQEAVDAYQLLRAAANRQ
- a CDS encoding BolA family protein translates to MTKGPVHIEIENLLQAAFSPEYLSVNNDSANHKGHSGDDGSGASHFSIEIKSAAFNNVNRVMRQRMVNNALGDIPGNRVHAMAIKAIGTAD
- a CDS encoding cryptochrome/photolyase family protein, giving the protein MAKIRNLILILGDQLTPKISSLKNADPMQDVILMAELPEEASYVQHHKKKIAFLFSAMRHFADELRQSGWTVLYITLDSPDNQGDFTAQTQKAIQHFKPQNIIVTDAGEWRLSQMFKNWQNILKINIHIAPDTRFLCTEKEFENWAHGRKILRMEYFYRDMRRKTGLLMDDDKPVGGKWNFDTENRKPADNNLFMPQPKKFAPDATTQNILDLVSTRFDNNFGDIEPFTFAVTRDDARRAFDHFVQNALPNFGDYQDAMLEGEPFLYHSVIAQYLNCGLLDPLEICRKVEAAYHAGTVPINAAEGYIRQIIGWREYIRAIYWFKMPQYENENFFNHHRPLPNFYWTGETDMSCVKDAIAQTKRHAYAHHIQRLMVTGNFAMLAGVNPHELHLWYLSVYADAYEWVEMPNTIGMSQFADGGLLASKPYAASGAYINRMSNYCKNCAYNVKKRTGKDACPFNALYWDFMSRHADKLKTNPRIGQMLRTYEKFSEEEKQAIKISSENFLKKLS